A region of Tigriopus californicus strain San Diego chromosome 7, Tcal_SD_v2.1, whole genome shotgun sequence DNA encodes the following proteins:
- the LOC131883753 gene encoding PAS domain-containing serine/threonine-protein kinase-like: protein MLSFLVALISSVADSSKIRRHTYIHSSLVGSQQSPSPHPPTCQCFAFHLMMSLPTQNRLHTLSQPNLSSKPVCVQRSPPVTALHKIGLRTLPRHALTLNANHSHHAWTSVMEPSHWSKHGSFEVNQSLPVVGQKPRHHHRSFNGWGLDRSLGARDTPPAQAMLTFNEQGDILTFNNIGKDVFHESGIDVRRANFFRDILMEPSDSLIGQLKAFIQGGSQTIPVELIMGSTRRSGQIAMPQGNERNLLLSLNPSTSFQGRALLDSNFLILDMDQGARFMWNLTPEQRNQTWALKDLLDCNRPYAHEEIPIEFETSLQSPEGIPFPVRISISHFGAQFVPSEEPSFLLEMTAFPEDVGMLIVDRDLVVQYSDPVVSVDMFGLQECEIVGQHLSELLSVSDLDELKFHGEPISKIAQPLQSIEWGLESLHLDTSPSENGKEKPAQVYESPKSVARLSSRRNMEDGALTSDVLTSTPAKPIRSKVDRLHISSSKDTMCSKVTGKRWDGEIFDLVVTWKGAQVQEQSAQGTVILWLSRDYTNLRESINNSHLALVREQNESMVRGESQHTNLSLGEIIKSTAEHGLHDCQPKHQYEYPECEDIFTAGDYKVHYKPLKMIGEGGFGFVTRSYRLSDKKLNVSKFIKKGRLSEDCLVPSPSGSQIPIEVNFLIDLQHANVVRLLDHFENESYHQIVMEQHGFGMDLFEFLDRTPLMSEPLASYIFRQIVEAVGYLHSKNILHRDIKDENVIIDENFHAKLIDFGSATKFEFGEQFDTFSGTIEYCCPEILQGNLYDGPEAEIWALGILLYIILFVEAPFQNVEEIINFEPMIVGRYLEIGQLCERLLLQMLKKNPKKRPSLQYIQDHPWTLQPFDVSAHNFRDVVDCSPEEYEPKHHYEDY, encoded by the exons ATGTTGTCTTTTCTGGTCGCCCTGATCTCTTCTGTAGCTGACAGTTCGAAAATCAGGCGCCATACGTATATTCACAGTTCGTTGGTTGGGTCACAACAATCCCCTTCACCACACCCACCCACTTGTCAGTGTTTCGCATTCCATCTCATGATGTCCCTCCCTACTCAGAACCGGCTCCACACCTTATCTCAACCCAACCTGAGCTCCAAGCCCGTCTGCGTCCAACGAAGCCCACCCGTGACCGCTCTGCATAAAATTGGACTCAG GACCTTACCTCGACATGCCTTGACCTTGAATGCCAATCACAGTCATCATGCCTGGACATCTGTGATGGAACCGTCTCACTGGTCTAAGCACGGATCTTTCGAGGTCAACCAAAGTTTGCCGGTGGTGGGCCAGAAACCCCGCCATCATCATCGGAGTTTTAATGGATGGGGGTTGGACCGCTCTTTGGGAGCTCGGGACACGCCTCCCGCACAGGCAATGCTCACCTTCAATGAACAGGGCGAT atATTGACCTTCAATAATATCGGGAAGGATGTCTTTCATGAAAGTGGGATTGATGTAAGGAGAGCCAATTTTTTCCGAGATATTTTGATGGAGCCCTCAGATTCCTTGATTGGTCAACTGAAGGCATTCATTCAAGGCGGATCACAAACCATTCCA GTCGAACTTATCATGGGTTCAACACGTCGGTCCGGCCAGATCGCGATGCCTCAGGGTAATGAACGGAACCTCTTGCTCTCTCTTAATCCCTCCACCTCTTTCCAAGGCCGG GCTTTGCTGGATTCTAACTTTCTCATTTTGGACATGGACCAAGGTGCCAGATTTATGTGGAATTTGACTCCCGAGCAAAGAAACCAGACTTGGGCCTTAAAGGACTTGCTTGATTGCAATCGACCATATGCTCACGAAGAG ATTCCtattgaatttgaaacgaGCCTTCAATCTCCGGAGGGAATTCCTTTCCCCGTTCGCATttccatttctcattttggtgCCCAATTTGTTCCCTCAGAAGAGCCTTCGTTCCTTCTTGAAATGACG GCGTTCCCGGAGGATGTCGGGATGCTAATTGTGGATAGGGATCTGGTTGTCCAATATTCTGATCCTGTGGTGTCCGTAGATATGTTTGGGCTTCAAGAGTGCGAGATTGTAGGTCAACATCTGTCTGAGCTTTTATCGGTCTCAGATTTAGACGAGCTCAAATTCCATGGAGAacccatttccaaaattgcaCAACCTCTCCAGAGTATCGAGTGGGGTCTGGAAAGTTTGCATTTGGACACAAGTCCTTCGGAAAACGGAAAAGAGAAGCCAGCTCAAGTTTATGAATCGCCCAAATCAGTTGCCAGGCTGAGTTCAAGACGCAATATGGAAGATGGTGCTCTCACTTCGGATGTTCTCACCTCGACCCCTGCTAAACCAATCAGATCTAAGGTCGATCGACTGCACATTTCTTCATCTAAAGACACCATGTGTTCGAAAGTGACCGGAAAACGATGGGATGGCGAGATTTTTG ATCTTGTGGTGACTTGGAAAGGTGCTCAAGTTCAAGAACAAAGTGCTCAAGGAACTGTCATCCTTTGGTTGTCTCGGGATTATACTAACTTGAGAGAGTCAATCAACAACAGCCACCTAGCGTTGGTTAGAGAACAGAATGAGAGTATGGTGCGAGGAGAAAGTCAACATACCAATCTATCTTTGGGAGAG ATTATCAAGTCCACTGCCGAACATGGGTTGCATGATTGTCAACCCAAACACCAATACGAATATCCAGAGTGTGAGGATATATTTACTGCTGGAGACTACAAAGTACATTATAAACCACTCAAAATGATAGGGGAAGGCGGGTTTGGATTTGTCACGCGATCGTACAGGCTGTCCGATAAGAAGTTG AATGTAAGCAAGTTCATCAAAAAGGGCCGATTATCGGAAGATTGTCtagttccttctccctctgGTTCTCAAATACCCATTGAAGTGAATTTTCTTATTGATCTACAACATGCCAACGTTGTAAGATTACTGGACCATTTTGAGAATGAGTCCTATCACCAAATTGTCATGGAACAGCATGGCTTTGGAATGGATCTATTTGAATTCCTGGATCGAACCCCATTAATGTCCGAACCTTTGGCGAGCTACATATTCCGACAG ATTGTAGAGGCAGTGGGTTATTTACattccaaaaacattttgcacCGTGATATCAAGGATGAAAACGTTATTATTGACGAGAATTTCCACGCGAAACTCATTGATTTCGGCTCGGCCACCAAGTTCGAATTCGGTGAGCAATTCGACACATTTTCGGGCACAATTGAATATTGCTGTCCGGAAATCTTGCAAGGAAATCTGTATGATGGCCCTGAAGCTGAGATATGGGCTCTGGGCATCTTACTATACATCATCTTGTTCGTGGAGGCGCCTTTTCAGAATGTAGAGGAAATAATCAATTTCGAACCCATGATAGTGGGCCGTTATTTGGAAATTGGACAGTTATGCGAGCGATTGTTGCTCCAAATGCTAAAAAAGAATCCAAAGAAGCGACCCAGCCTACAGTACATTCAAGATCATCCGTGGACCTTGCAACCATTTGACGTCAGTGCCCATAATTTTCGAGATGTTGTGGATTGCA GTCCGGAAGAATATGAACCAAAACATCATTACGAAGATTATTAA